The Primulina eburnea isolate SZY01 chromosome 13, ASM2296580v1, whole genome shotgun sequence genome includes a region encoding these proteins:
- the LOC140808679 gene encoding cysteine-rich receptor-like protein kinase 3 — MKFPALWIIVSLLACAKKSACDPRATEAALICSNISATNSDRQVFVANFLATMDSVTPQIARQKYGVVVNGTGNNTVYTFGECFKDLSQNDCDLCFARCKTQILRCLPFQRLVKGGRLFYDGCYLRYDDYRFFNESLSSVDRTVCGGGDFVGDQTLFGENVMELARNMRVEGPKTDGFFTGFVNKGNLTVYGMAQCWEFVEGGDCVKCLESSVSRIGSCPPKVEGRVLNAGCYFRYSLTRFYNNSEADSSSVGGGSSNRHTTILASVFAAIAFLLFIAVISLFGMMKILRLRREKKKLGSVLAIVNKSKINFSYEHLEKATNYFHISNKLGQGGSGAVYKGTLPGGKIVAVKRLFFNTSQWADHFFNEVNLISGIDHKNLVKLLGCSITGPESLLVYEYVPNQSLHYHLFGRKHGQPLSWEDRYKIILGTASGLAFLHEGSQLRIIHRDIKSSNVLLDDDFTPKIADFGLARLFPEDQSHISTAVAGTLGYMAPEYIVRGKLTEKADVYSFGVLVIEVICGAKNTNFFPILQRVWNLYGSGKVSEAVDPSIKGIFPEEEASRLLQIGLICVQADAEIRPSMSTIVKTLNYVYEIPQPTQPPFLSSTSSGIVSQFKYQRGTYFSQPGSHTHSSGNEITESSIEPR, encoded by the exons ATGAAATTTCCAGCTCTGTGGATTATAGTGTCGTTGTTGGCATGTGCGAAAAAATCCGCCTGTGATCCACGAGCAACAGAAGCAGCTTTAATATGTAGCAACATATCAGCAACAAATTCCGATAGGCAAGTTTTTGTGGCTAACTTTTTAGCTACCATGGATTCTGTAACACCACAAATTGCTAGGCAAAAATATGGGGTTGTTGTAAATGGAACTGGAAATAATACGGTCTATACATTTGGCGAGTGTTTCAAAGATTTGTCTCAGAATGATTGTGACCTTTGTTTTGCTCGGTGCAAGACTCAAATTTTGAGGTGCCTCCCATTTCAGAGATTGGTTAAAGGAGGCCGGCTTTTCTATGATGGGTGCTACTTGAGATATGATGATTATAGGTTTTTTAATGAGAGTTTGAGTTCTGTGGATAGAACTGTTTGCGGAGGTGGTGATTTTGTTGGGGACCAGACTTTGTTTGGTGAAAATGTTATGGAATTGGCAAGGAATATGAGAGTGGAGGGGCCTAAGACTGATGGATTTTTTACTGGGTTCGTGAATAAGGGGAATTTGACTGTTTATGGGATGGCTCAATGCTGGGAGTTTGTAGAAGGGGGTGATTGTGTAAAATGTTTGGAGAGTTCAGTGTCTAGAATCGGTTCTTGCCCACCAAAGGTGGAGGGAAGGGTTTTGAATGCTGGTTGTTACTTTAGATATTCCCTAACAAGATTTTACAACAATTCTGAGGCTGATTCATCTAGTGTGGGCGGAG GGAGCTCTAATCGCCATACAACTATTCTAGCCTCGGTTTTTGCTGCTATTGCTTTTCTGCTGTTTATAGCTGTCATTTCGTTATTTGGAATGATGAAGATTCTACGACTGAGAAGAG AGAAAAAGAAACTAGGGTCAGTTTTGGCCATAGTTAACAAGTCCAAAATCAACTTTTCGTATGAACATCTTGAGAAAGCGACTAATTACTTTCATATCTCCAATAAACTGGGGCAAGGAGGATCTGGTGCAGTTTATAAA GGCACCTTACCAGGTGGGAAAATTGTTGCTGTAAAAAGGCTTTTCTTCAATACATCACAATGGGCGGATCATTTCTTTAATGAAGTTAACTTGATTAGCGGTATTGATCACAAGAATTTAGTGAAGCTCTTGGGTTGCAGTATTACAGGGCCTGAAAGTCTCCTTGTGTACGAATATGTCCCAAATCAAAGCCTCCATTATCACCTTTTTG GTAGAAAACATGGCCAGCCTCTCAGTTGGGAGGACAGATACAAAATAATATTGGGAACTGCTTCGGGTTTGGCTTTTCTTCACGAAGGATCACAATTAAGAATAATACATAGAGACATAAAATCGAGCAATGTATTGCTCGATGATGATTTTACTCCAAAAATTGCTGATTTTGGTCTTGCCAGATTATTCCCAGAGGATCAGTCTCACATAAGCACTGCTGTCGCTGGCACACT TGGCTACATGGCTCCAGAATACATAGTTCGTGGGAAATTGACAGAAAAAGCAGATGTCTATAGTTTTGGAGTTCTTGTTATTGAAGTTATCTGTGGCGCAAAGAATACCAACTTTTTTCCTATCCTACAAAGG GTGTGGAACCTATATGGATCGGGAAAAGTGAGTGAAGCAGTGGATCCATCAATCAAGGGTATTTTCCCTGAAGAAGAGGCATCCAGACTTCTTCAGATAGGCCTAATTTGTGTACAGGCAGATGCAGAAATTCGTCCGTCCATGTCAACCATCGTGAAAACACTCAATTATGTATATGAAATACCTCAGCCAACTCAGCCACCATTTCTCAGCTCGACGAGTTCGGGTATCGTAAGTCAGTTTAAGTACCAACGGGGGACATATTTTTCACAGCCCGGTTCTCACACTCATTCGTCTGGAAATGAAATAACAGAGAGCTCTATTGAACCAAGATGA
- the LOC140808678 gene encoding cysteine-rich receptor-like protein kinase 2, translated as MKRSVLNPYCVIVILNMLLLPDSTFADPRSQTVKIMCGHQRENNPTLFVPNFVATMENISDQIRTSGFGLAVMGSGLDTNYGLAQCYGDLSLVDCVLCYAEARTVLPQCFPFNGGRIFLDGCFMRAENYSFFQEFMGPNDHAVCGNGTRKSNPFQVTARQAISDSVSAAQKHNGYARAEMAVSGTANESVYVLANCWRTLSWNSCRDCLENASARVLGCLPFSEGRALNTGCILRYSDTNFLNPTPGKSSSRGMIIVIVVAVVSAVAVFIIGGVIVVYFWNRRTIQRKRKGSNDANGLVKTLHDSSLNFKYSTLEKATGSFDESNKLGQGGFGTVYKGVLPDGREIAVKRLFYNNKHRAAGFYNEVNIISSIEHKNLVRLLGCSCSGPESLLVYEFLQNKSLDRFIFDSSKGKALNWEKRFKIIIGTVEGLVYLHENTKARIIHRDIKASNILLDSRLNAKIADFGLARSFQEDESHISTAIAGTLGYMAPEYLAHGQLTEKADVYSFGVLLLEIVTGRQNNRSKSTEYMDSLVTIAWKHFQQRTVEELFDPSVMLHNYPNNIVKNEMLRVVHVGLLCTQEIPSLRPSMSKALQLLVKKDEHLPIPTNPPFMDEKTMELNEMSENQSSPLYHDNDASVASISQSIFYPR; from the exons ATGAAGAGATCTGTTCTTAATCCATATTGCGTCATCGTTATCTTGAATATGCTGCTGTTACCAGATTCAACATTTGCTGATCCCAGATCTCAAACTGTCAAGATTATGTGTGGGCACCAACGTGAGaataatcccaccctttttgtACCCAACTTTGTCGCCACCATGGAGAACATAAGCGACCAAATAAGAACTTCCGGCTTTGGCTTAGCTGTGATGGGTTCTGGTCTGGATACCAATTACGGTTTAGCACAATGCTACGGCGATCTTTCCTTGGTTGACTGTGTTTTATGCTACGCCGAAGCTCGTACTGTTCTGCCCCAGTGTTTTCCTTTTAATGGTGGAAGAATTTTTCTCGACGGCTGTTTCATGCGAGCTGAAAACTACAGTTTCTTTCAAGAATTTATGGGGCCAAATGATCACGCTGTATGTGGGAATGGGACTCGAAAGAGTAACCCATTTCAAGTTACTGCAAGACAGGCCATCTCTGATTCGGTTTCTGCCGCGCAAAAGCATAATGGTTATGCTCGGGCGGAGATGGCCGTGTCTGGAACAGCTAACGAGTCAGTTTATGTGTTGGCCAACTGTTGGAGGACACTGAGTTGGAATTCTTGCAGAGATTGTTTGGAGAATGCATCTGCAAGGGTATTGGGGTGCTTGCCTTTCTCCGAGGGCCGAGCACTGAATACAGGTTGTATTTTGCGGTACTCGGATACCAATTTCCTTAATCCTACACCGGGGAAAAGTAGTTCGAGAG GGATGATAATAGTTATAGTAGTCGCAGTGGTTAGTGCAGTTGCAGTTTTTATCATTGGAGGTGTCATTGTGGTGTATTTCTGGAACCGCAGGACAATACAGAGGAAGAGAAAAG GTTCCAATGACGCAAATGGATTGGTGAAAACCCTTCACGATAGCAGCTTGAACTTCAAATATTCGACACTAGAGAAGGCCACTGGTTCTTTTGATGAGTCCAACAAGCTCGGCCAAGGTGGATTTGGCACTGTGTACAAG GGTGTTTTGCCAGATGGAAGAGAAATTGCTGTGAAAAGGCTTTTCTATAATAACAAACATAGAGCTGCCGGTTTCTACAACGAAGTTAACATTATTAGCAGTATTGAGCACAAAAATTTAGTCCGGTTATTGGGATGCAGTTGCTCAGGTCCTGAAAGCCTTCtcgtttatgaatttttacagAATAAGAGTCTGGATCGTTTCATATTCG ATTCAAGCAAAGGGAAAGCATTAAACTGGGAGAAGAGATTCAAGATAATTATAGGAACTGTAGAGGGGTTGGTCTATCTTCATGAGAACACAAAGGCACGAATCATCCATCGAGATATAAAAGCAAGCAATATTCTCCTGGACTCCAGACTGAATGCCAAAATCGCCGATTTCGGGCTGGCAAGGTCTTTTCAAGAAGACGAAAGCCATATTAGCACTGCTATAGCAGGAACACT AGGGTACATGGCTCCAGAATATTTAGCTCATGGCCAGTTGACAGAAAAAGCAGATGTGTACAGTTTTGGTGTGCTTTTGCTGGAAATTGTAACGGGCAGGCAGAATAACAGAAGCAAAAGTACTGAATACATGGACAGCTTGGTAACCATT GCATGGAAACATTTCCAGCAAAGAACAGTGGAGGAGCTGTTCGATCCGAGTGTAATGCTACATAACTACCCTAATAATATTGTGAAAAATGAGATGTTAAGAGTCGTCCACGTGGGACTTCTGTGCACCCAAGAGATCCCCTCGCTACGACCCTCTATGTCTAAGGC